A genomic window from Pocillopora verrucosa isolate sample1 chromosome 7, ASM3666991v2, whole genome shotgun sequence includes:
- the LOC131792132 gene encoding protein unc-79 homolog isoform X1, translated as MSRHIKSTRADQFNAKVHGLKEIFNRLDRRTYPLPTGNDVANVLKWFQQTLQSLVKETRPILTEDKRSFDRHQYPSMDYTGLYKALEKIVNVVPVVEIGVEAFADSVLSIMASLVPFLKKEDLNAMPMGLAMTLSIWPPQTHNHIIKLLAGYILPILLDVLEPDEDGLCYASLSCPALIMSILQYCPDCKQHAQFVETLMRFKSDVCLDILAVLAYGPQPIINSAGQVLLYYYPLKDVGGADDWQFVYEPWHPPNCQNQECAVPRKNTPTTICLDASFASSQCGCSPPVFICQKCAEVAARDIPEEKLLVKIIQPMGKMRTTCETKECKGQGKPCSVMCFSYGCVKDNRLRPLTMCQECHARYHSTGEGYHHVTQNLFPDPWTLQGPDQAYPSEAVIRLLGEAQPCQKTRNEAMGLVRSKLEEEEIEDDVDNDINNRRMLSRLGVWLLVGVCSEPARCESVERLGRLVSMVLSWIETASTLRRDYVGELLKRLTSQYVCRWLIQVRDNKFDLLCACLSPDPPGYVKVGGCWDTMSSKERQHMEGLHRLCCAIPHNIVTREVWDVIMPQWMEAIKADVQPEELARFKVLLTKIFDPLLTPHKLTPETTLGFIKKALESAVPRHQVEALSWLQILSQLDIIIPLDMLLSIFIKVVQNSSEFSEGVTTMFPFPTFTVQSPMTPTAEGSLISTPVSGVLSELGELSSNLSCFIMELDLLVKQVNIQFIRDKHVPNSTEREHVKKLLECMLDMSWAGSHGDHSTVCDMCNMTDIWFKLAHMLLQTVFPEGVALPEEDVPSHVAYGGLFRSSASSNKGISNRSLTSNKSQVETIEEEVFTETKRDVSDVTDSCQGDNDPEPASVLSEADSPSELNENVISFAAMRSMSAGIGSWRSATSTSNWGMVCETFPQLNLLLGFLKELPRQEDHNVQLSILRCLKVLVLRGDYLRIAMDADSEFLAYLQEIFFIPNIWELLQAEHSEMSHLCIQILLHCICLPFGAEKLCDQVESAFSDDDWRERSSAVEKVAIIARFLEKEHIKSNNITMSALAHCFTYLVGAVEDICTPVHLRAVYMLGTIRACSLKVLYKCIEHQYDAVPRDRLLLIHTCRILHRILPLHTPLCGKFFISRFKHLLIENADFVSLGSPRGRNASGTTTMSLSPSSEVSVDGGNDSSRKIATVLRSQPSTRSLMARSGLGQLRRTSSSFRCSYTFRFPGERVSYNRKVSTGTEGKKSSSGGRQRRTGGFVNQSGSIDISDRMFLGGRIQSNLPTVQEEDNEISRQSVSSTDSSFSQLLGVGQEGSSMEAEATHQLVTLVMDFLSYPGANKGRERSEFVKTESYEVVQMSHYLGVLMGYDIKVGEFTGNPRRLRLFPVFHAYMAGIVQVLDQNQEWGSELLNLTLQLLLFCAAPKPQKRTHVPEFSLVRVPQDMRQTWLMACLIILYKYPFHADSHKRDTKNLIQVVINTLEAQDHVCKGPREGFPKRASVASLFGESFSVGPGDASIRSDPPGSPLRRHHTEKQMSLPVSVTSNKSRDDEDKDKLHAERQISSPSAYNTGKFPEKNEDEKDKDEKLSETNDDLRRLPETHLVEFGGVSSSERLLSSSSSTQDMSAFTGGARRSVPASSREGDKAGGEGTPGVENKGRRARPLSWRVRRNTGSKQSIFNFSLRSKKSTLLNVSIESTSSRETRDVDLSRPGSVESSTWTNSVESRGGSKPKLLHSHSTRSFDRVLEGTIDKDPFEGDLELDSCPECGTSLEQFDEETLNLCIVVLSTFAHQSPSMAMPLLLRILECVARKCVHPMFAWQEKSNLLIPGSIREVAKQFLRCVLIKLAPNGIFSELFRSSLKDDTLLKAVAISLNDFSLFDQMSPIAYLLEDVLGSRTLSDRVLVLLSNLDTYFQFASREPTSAWESQLSHFEALFRKLPSVLPENPDVTPTFHVMTAILNAASSSFKMLLPSFAQMISYAINKCSFQLQDLLELCVKCTETFPKERNKLFLTRAVVLELVHAVKFRSSLPDTNLQSVLQFVAVDAGSRISFGSESDNAPYDLPFGSRTRALDCVRQYIGEALEFIRDWTFTARSSKENRQLSEPNLHQTTLPIDLKASVSQLVALELTKHTEDSKMHNKALAWLKSPPTATQLGRQELLDCVTHMRLLAWLLHGSLSHFVHCRNPHVNCHPVKFEENTHIADYVLIILFSFAEQLKEPLSKSALYHAFNVCELWTLYCDQTKSPGESPTHAASIVMEFWGKVTPGILHLLTQAKELTQTVSHHFLNLLEALQECNSTPLPKLYPMWYPILTYCFSQKQSDAAHARLRKAQSRKRINKHTKSALAKWLKQLQFKMALAEQSPDNSLFNSI; from the exons ATGTCTAGGCATATTAAGTCAACAAGAGCTGACCAGT TCAATGCCAAGGTCCATGGCCTGAAAGAAATATTCAACAGATTGGACAGAAGAACATATCCATTACCCACAGGAAATGATGTTGCCAACGTCCTTAAATGGTTTCAGCAAACTTTGCAAAG TTTGGTGAAAGAGACCCGCCCTATATTGACAGAAGATAAGCGTTCATTTGATCGTCATCAATACCCCAGTATGGACTACACAGGACTTTACAAAGCTctggaaaaaattgtgaatgttGTTCCGGTGGTAGAGATTGGAGTTGAAG CTTTTGCAGACAGTGTGTTGTCCATCATGGCATCGTTGGTTCCTTTCTTAAAGAAGGAAGACCTCAATGCAATGCCGATGGGTTTAGCAATGACACTTTCCATCTGGCCTCCACAAACTCACAACCACATTATCAAACTACTGGCTGGTTACATTCTTCCCATTCTGTTGG atgtctTAGAGCCAGATGAAGATGGACTTTGTTATGCATCCCTCAGCTGCCCTGCTCTTATCATGTCAATCTTACAGTACTGTCCTGACTGTAAACAGCATGCACAATTTGTTGAAACACTGATGAGATTTAAGAGTGATGTCTGTTTGGATATCCTAGCTGTGCTGGCCTATGGTCCTCAGCCAATCATTAACTCTGCTGGACAGGTCCTACTTTACTATTATCCACTTAAGGATGTTG GAGGAGCTGATGACTGGCAGTTTGTCTATGAACCCTGGCATCCACCAAATTGTCAAAACCAGGAGTGCGCAGTACCTCGAAAAAATACACCAACCACTATTTGCTTGGATGCCTCATTTGCCTCATCACAGTGCGGCTGTTCTCCTCCAGTATTTATTTGCCAGAAATGTGCCGAGGTGGCTGCTCGTGACATCCCTGAAGAGAAGCTTTTGGTGAAGATTATCCAGCCAATGGGAAAGATGCGTACAACTTGTGAAACAAAGGAGTGCAAAGGGCAAGGAAAGCCATGCAGTGTTATGTGTTTTTCTTACGGCTGCGTCAAAGATAACAG ATTAAGACCTTTGACAATGTGTCAGGAGTGCCACGCCCGTTATCACAGCACTGGTGAGGGGTATCACCATGTGACACAGAATCTTTTCCCAGATCCTTGGACTCTACAAGGCCCAGACCAAGCCTACCCCTCTGAGGCAGTCATTCGCCTGTTGGGAGAAGCACAGCCTtgtcagaaaacaaggaatgagGCCATGGG acTAGTAAGGAGTAAACTCGAGGAGGAGGAAATTGAAGACGATGTAGACAATGATATAAACAACCGGCGTATGCTGAGTAGATTGGGTGTGTGGCTTCTTGTCGGAGTATGCAGTGAACCGGCCAGGTGTGAATCTGTGGAAAGACTGGGCCGACTGGTTTCCATGGTGCTGTCATGGATCGAGACAGCCTCAACTTTAAGACGAGATTACGTCGGCGAATTGTTGAAAAGGCTTACTAGTCAGTATGTCTGTCGATGGCTCATTCAAGTTCGAGATAACAAGTTCGATCTGTTGTGCGCATGCCTGTCCCCTGATCCTCCGGGATATGTGAAGGTTGGAGGATGCTGGGATACAATGTCCAGTAAGGAACGACAGCACATGGAGGGACTCCATCGCTTGTGCTGTGCGATACCCCACAATATTGTGACCCGCGAG GTTTGGGATGTTATTATGCCTCAGTGGATGGAAGCGATAAAGGCAGATGTTCAGCCCGAAGAATTGGCAAGGTTTAAAGTGTTGTTAAC GAAAATCTTCGACCCTTTGCTGACACCGCATAAGTTGACGCCGGAAACTACTCTGGGTTTCATAAAGAAAGCTCTTGAGTCTGCTGTGCCTCGCCATCAGGTTGAGGCACTCTCATGGCTGCag ATTCTGTCTCAATTGGATATAATCATTCCACTAGACATGCTGCTCAGTATCTTTATCAAGGTTGTTCAAAACTCATCAGAATTCTCTGAAGGAGTAACCACCATGTTTCCTTTTCCGACTTTCACCGTGCAGTCACCGATGACTCCAACCGCCGAGGGCTCGCTTATTTCAACACCGGTCAGTGGTGTGTTGTCAGAACTAGGCGAGCTAAGTTCAAACCTGTCCTGTTTCATCATGGAACTAGATTTACTGGTTAAACAG GTCAACATTCAATTTATTCGCGACAAACATGTCCCTAACAGCACCGAAAGAGAACACGTAAAAAAGCTTTTGGAGTGCATGCTGGACATGTCGTGGGCTGGTAGCCATGGCGACCACTCAACTGTGTGTGACATGTGTAACATGACTGACATATGGTTCAAGCTTGCGCACATGTTGCTGCAGACTGTGTTCCCTGAAGGAGTCGCGTTACCTGAAGAGGACGTGCCAAGTCACGTGGCATATGGTGGACTGTTTAGATCAAGTGCGTCCAGTAATAAGGGAATATCCAATAGGAGTCTGA CATCAAACAAAAGTCAAGTGGAAACAATCGAAGAGGAAGTGTTTACTGAAACTAAGCGAGACGTTTCTGACGTCACAGACAGTTGCCAAGGTGACAATGATCCTGAGCCCGCAAGTGTTCTCAGTGAGGCTGACTCGCCATCAGAGTTGAACGAAAACGTCATCTCCTTTGCGGCCATGCGCAGTATGTCGGCTGGCATTGGCTCGTGGAGAAGTGCAACAAGTACCAGCAACTGGGGCATGGTCTGCGAGACTTTTCCTCAACTGAATTTGTTGCTAGGTTTTCTTAAG GAGCTCCCCCGCCAAGAAGACCATAATGTCCAGCTAAGTATTTTGAGGTGCCTTAAAGTGTTGGTGCTGCGCGGTGATTACTTGCGGATCGCCATGGATGCCGATTCAGAATTCCTGGCTTATTTACAAGAGATATTCTTTATTCCAAA CATATGGGAGCTTCTACAAGCCGAACACTCAGAGATGTCTCATCTGTGTATACAGATTCTCCTTCACTGTATCTGCCTTCCATTTGGAGCTGAAAAACTCTGTGATCAGGTCGAGAGCGCTTTCTCCGATGATGATTGGCGAGAACGGTCTTCTGCCGTGGAAAAAGTGGCCATCATCGCGCGTTTCCTCGAAAAAGAACACATCAAGTCAAACAACATAACCATGTCAGCCTTGGCGCATTGTTTTACGTATTTAGTCGGTGCAGTTGAGGACATTTGCACGCCAGTGCATCTAAGGGCTGTCTACATGTTAGGCACCATAAGAGCCTGCTCATTAAAAGTTCTCTACAAGTGCATTGAGCACCAATATGATGCCGTGCCTCGGGACCGTCTTCTGTTAATCCACACTTGTCGGATATTACACCGAATACTTCCCCTCCATACTCCCCTGTGTGGAAAATTCTTTATCAGTCGTTTCAAGCATTTACTGATAGAAAACGCAGATTTTGTTTCCTTGGGGAGTCCCAGGGGGCGTAACGCATCTGGTACAACGACAATGTCACTGAGTCCCAGCAGTGAAGTGTCCGTCGATGGAGGGAATGATTCGTCAAGAAAAATCG CTACTGTTCTGCGTTCTCAACCCAGTACCAGATCCCTGATGGCTCGCAGCGGCTTGGGTCAACTTCGACGAACCTCTTCGTCGTTTCGTTGTAGCTACACGTTTCGTTTTCCAGGCGAGAGAGTCTCATATAACAGAAAGGTGTCAACGGGTACAGAAG GTAAGAAGTCCTCAAGTGGCGGCCGGCAGCGGCGGACAGGTGGCTTTGTGAATCAGTCAGGATCCATCGATATCTCAGACCGTATGTTCCTTGGAGGTCGCATCCAGTCCAACCTCCCTACTGTTCAGGAGGAGGATAACGAGATCTCGCGTCAGTCGGTATCCTCCACTGACTCCTCCTTCAGTCAACTGCTGGGTGTAGGTCAGGAGGGTAGTAGCATGGAGGCTGAAGCCACCCATCAGCTGGTCACGCTGGTCATGGACTTCCTGAGCTACCCTGGAGCCAACAAGGGAAGGGAGCGGTCAGAGTTTGTTAAGACAGAAAGTTATGAGGTCGTTCAGATGAGTCATTACTTGGGTGTACTAATGGGATATGATATCAAGGTTGGAGAATTCACCGGCAATCCGCGAAGATTAAG GTTGTTCCCAGTCTTTCACGCCTACATGGCAGGGATTGTGCAAGTTTTGGATCAAAATCAAGAATGGGGCAGTGAACTTCTCAACCTCACTCTGCAACTTTTATTGTTTTGCGCGGCTCCTAAGCCACAGAAACGAACACATGTCCCAGAGTTTTCACTCGTGAGAGTACCACAGGACATGCGTCAGACATGGCTCATGGCTTGTCTTATAATATTGTACAAG TATCCCTTCCATGCAGACTCCCATAAACGAGACACAAAGAATCTCATTCAAGTAGTGATAAACACGTTGGAGGCCCAGGATCACGTTTGTAAGGGACCCAGAGAAGGTTTTCCAAAACGGGCCAGTGTGGCGTCCTTATTTGGGGAGTCGTTTTCTGTGGGGCCAGGAGATGCCTCCATTCGATCAG ACCCTCCAGGAAGCCCGCTCCGTCGTCATCacactgaaaaacaaatgtCATTACCCGTCTCCGTGACCAGTAACAAATCACGTGACGACGAGGACAAAGACAAGCTGCATGCAGAAAGACAGATCTCCTCACCCTCGGCTTACAACACCGGAAAGTTTCCGGAGAAAAACGAAGATGAAAAAGATAAGGACGAGAAACTTTCAGAGACGAACGATGATCTCCGACGGTTGCCCGAGACTCACCTTGTTGAGTTTGGTGGCGTTAGTTCTTCAGAGCGACTTTTGTCTTCCAGCTCCTCGACCCAGGACATGTCAGCCTTTACAGGAGGCGCGCGCCGATCAGTCCCGGCTTCTAGTCGCGaaggagacaaggctggaggAGAGGGGACGCCAGGGGTCGAGAACAAAGGGCGGAGAG CTCGTCCTCTCTCGTGGCGTGTTCGCCGCAACACAGGAAGTAAACAAagtattttcaacttttcattgCGTTCTAAGAAGTCTACGCTTTTAAATG TATCCATAGAGTCAACTAGCAGTCGTGAAACACGTGATGTGGACTTGAGCCGGCCGGGAAGCGTTGAAAGCTCGACGTGGACTAACAGTGTTGAGAGTCGAGGAGGTTCAAAGCCCAAACTGTTACACAGCCACTCGACGCGATCTTTTGATAGGGTCTTAGAAGGGACCATCGACAAGGACCCTTTTGAGGGGGATCTAGAGCTCGACTCATGCCCCGAGTGCGGGACCTCGCTCGAACAGTTTGACGAGGAGACCCTTAATTTATGTATTGTGGTGCTTTCCACGTTTGCTCATCAGAGCCCCTCAATGGCAATGCCCCTCTTACTTCGAATACTGGAGTGCGTTGCGAG AAAATGTGTACATCCCATGTTTGCTTGGCAAgagaaaag TAACCTGCTGATTCCTGGTTCAATAAGAGAAGTAGCTAAACAGTTTCTGAGATGTGTTCTCATAAAGCTCGCGCCTAACGGCATCTTCTCAGAGCTGTTCCGTAGCTCCTTGAAAG ATGACACACTTTTAAAAGCTGTTGCAATCTCCTTGaatgatttttcattgtttgaccAAATGTCTCCAATAGCTTACTTGCTGGAG GATGTTCTTGGGTCCAGGACTCTTAGCGATCGTGTGCTGGTGTTGCTGAGCAACTTGGACACGTACTTTCAATTTGCCTCACGTGAGCCCACGAGTGCTTGGGAGAGTCAGCTGTCTCACTTCGAAGCGTTATTTAGGAAGCTGCCTTCAGTGTTGCCCGAAAAT cCCGATGTTACACCAACATTTCATGTCATGACTGCAATCCTTAATGCGGCGAGTTCTTCTTTCAAG atgttGCTGCCATCCTTCGCTCAGATGATCAGTTACGCCATCAACAAATGTTCATTTCAGCTTCAAGATCTGCTGGAACTTTGTGTGAAGTGCACCGAGACTTTTCCAAAG GAGCGTAACAAGCTGTTTTTGACTCGTGCTGTTGTGTTGGAACTGGTCCATGCTGTTAAGTTTCGTTCTTCACTTCCCGACACGAACCTCCAGTCTGTTCTTCAG TTTGTCGCTGTAGATGCTGGCAGCAGGATCAGCTTTGGTAGCGAATCTGACAACGCACCTTATGATCTGCCGTTTGGG TCACGCACTCGAGCTCTTGACTGCGTCCGTCAGTACATCGGGGAAGCATTAGAGTTCATAAGGGACTGGACTTTTACCGCCAGATCCAGTAAA GAAAATCGCCAGCTTAGTGAACCAAACCTGCATCAGACAACTTTGCCGATCGATCTGAAAGCCAGTGTATCCCAGCTGGTGGCATTGGAGCTCACTAAACACACAGAGGACAGCAAAATGCATAACAAAGCACTGGCATGGCTCAAGAGTCCTCCTACAGCTACACAGTTGGG GCGTCAAGAACTGCTGGATTGCGTGACACATATGCGACTGCTGGCCTGGTTACTGCACGGCTCATTGTCACACTTCGTTCACTGTCGCAATCCTCACGTCAACTGTCACCCAGTCAAATTTGAGGAGAACACGCATATTGCGGACTACGTGCTTATAATTCTGTTCAGCTTTGCGGAACAGTTAAAG GAACCTTTGAGCAAGTCTGCCCTTTATCATGCGTTTAATGTTTGTGAG TTGTGGACGCTGTACTGTGATCAAACCAAGAGTCCAGGAGAATCGCCAACACACGCAGCCTCCATCGTTATGGAGTTCTGGGGTAAAGTAACTCCAGGCATTCTCCATCTTCTCACTCAAGCAAAGGAG CTGACACAGACCGTTAGTCACCACTTCCTGAACTTACTGGAAGCTCTTCAAGAGTGCAACTCCACCCCACTACCCAAG CTATATCCGATGTGGTACCCAATCCTTACTTACTGCTTCTCTCAGAAG CAATCGGACGCTGCTCATGCACGTTTGCGTAAAGCACAGTCCCGGAAGCGGATCAACAAACACACGAAGTCAGCACTGGCCAAGTGGTTAAAACAGCTACAATTCAAGATGGCGCTCGCAGAACAGTCACCTGACAATTCTTTGTTCAATAGCATATGA